A portion of the Lysinibacillus timonensis genome contains these proteins:
- a CDS encoding deoxyribonuclease IV, producing the protein MLIGSHVSMSGKDMLLGSSKEAASYGSSTFMIYTGAPQNTRRKAIEELKIQEGLAHMKENGLSNIVVHAPYIINIANTTKPETFQLGVEFLQKEIERTAAIGATQIVLHPGAHVGAGVEAGIAKIIEGLNEVLTIDYPVQIALETMAGKGSEIGRTFEEIAQIIDGVTNNERLSVCFDTCHTHDAGYDIINDFDGVLEQFDRVVGLDRIKVVHVNDSKNVCGAGKDRHENIGFGHIGFNALKTIVHHEVFKDVPKILETPWVGADAKNKVAPYKEEIEMLRSGEFKPEVIDVLRN; encoded by the coding sequence ATGTTAATTGGTTCGCATGTTTCGATGAGTGGTAAAGACATGCTGTTAGGTTCAAGTAAAGAAGCTGCATCTTACGGCTCTTCTACGTTTATGATTTATACAGGTGCACCTCAAAATACACGTCGAAAAGCAATTGAAGAATTGAAAATTCAAGAGGGACTCGCTCATATGAAAGAAAATGGCTTGTCCAATATTGTTGTACATGCACCATATATTATTAATATCGCTAATACAACAAAGCCAGAAACATTCCAATTAGGGGTTGAGTTCTTACAAAAAGAGATTGAAAGAACAGCCGCTATAGGTGCTACACAAATTGTTCTTCACCCAGGTGCACATGTTGGAGCTGGGGTTGAAGCAGGAATTGCAAAGATTATTGAGGGGTTAAATGAAGTCTTAACGATAGATTATCCAGTTCAAATTGCACTAGAAACAATGGCTGGAAAAGGTTCTGAGATTGGGAGAACATTCGAAGAAATTGCTCAAATTATTGATGGTGTAACAAATAATGAACGATTATCTGTTTGTTTTGATACATGCCATACACACGATGCAGGTTACGATATCATCAATGATTTTGACGGTGTTCTAGAACAATTTGATCGAGTTGTTGGTCTTGACCGCATTAAAGTCGTACACGTGAATGATAGTAAAAATGTTTGTGGCGCTGGCAAAGATAGACACGAAAACATCGGTTTTGGACATATCGGTTTCAACGCATTGAAAACAATTGTGCATCATGAAGTATTTAAGGATGTTCCGAAGATATTAGAAACACCTTGGGTGGGAGCGGATGCAAAGAACAAAGTAGCTCCTTATAAAGAAGAAATAGAAATGCTTCGGTCTGGAGAATTTAAGCCGGAAGTCATTGATGTTTTACGTAATTAA
- the dctA gene encoding C4-dicarboxylate transporter DctA, giving the protein MKLLKNLTFQVIAAILLGIVVGAIWPEFGASLKILADLFIKLIKMLIAPIIFLTVAIGIGAMGDMKKVGKIGGKALLYFEIVSTIALAIGIAVALIINAGHGIDTSAAEGADVSKYTTAAAEQDHSIGAFIGDIIPENFVGALANGELLPTLFAAVLFGLAAAALGDRSKPVISFLETVSEIFFKIVGMVMRFSPIGAFGAMAFTIGNFGLGSLQSLGLLMLAVYITMFLFVVVILGLIAKFYGLNIFKFISYIKHEIFLVVGTSSSESALPSLMKKLENMGCSKSTVGLVVPTGYSFNLDGTAIYLSMAALFIAQAYNVELTWIQILTLLGILMITSKGAAGVTGSGFIVLAATLAAFPMIPVEGIFLLIGVDRFMSEARAVTNLIGNGLAAVVISKSEKEFDVAKYEQLKDDRSHSHA; this is encoded by the coding sequence ATGAAACTATTAAAAAACTTAACTTTTCAAGTTATAGCTGCCATATTACTCGGTATTGTTGTAGGGGCTATTTGGCCAGAGTTTGGTGCAAGCCTTAAAATTTTAGCGGATTTATTCATTAAGTTAATTAAAATGTTAATTGCTCCGATTATCTTCTTAACTGTTGCAATTGGTATCGGTGCAATGGGTGATATGAAGAAAGTTGGTAAAATCGGCGGCAAAGCTTTACTATATTTCGAGATTGTTTCAACTATTGCTTTAGCAATCGGTATTGCAGTTGCATTAATTATTAATGCTGGCCATGGTATCGATACTTCGGCTGCTGAAGGGGCAGACGTATCAAAATACACTACTGCAGCGGCAGAACAAGACCATAGTATTGGTGCTTTTATCGGTGATATTATACCTGAAAACTTTGTAGGTGCGTTAGCTAATGGTGAATTATTACCAACATTATTTGCAGCGGTATTATTTGGCTTAGCAGCAGCAGCGTTAGGTGATAGATCCAAACCAGTTATCTCATTTTTAGAGACTGTTTCAGAGATATTCTTCAAAATTGTTGGCATGGTTATGCGTTTCTCCCCAATTGGAGCGTTCGGTGCAATGGCATTTACGATTGGTAACTTTGGTTTAGGTTCGTTACAAAGTTTAGGATTGCTTATGCTAGCTGTTTACATCACTATGTTCTTATTTGTTGTCGTTATCTTAGGATTAATTGCGAAGTTCTATGGTTTAAACATATTTAAATTTATTTCTTACATTAAACATGAAATTTTCTTAGTAGTTGGTACATCATCATCTGAGTCAGCTCTACCATCTTTAATGAAAAAATTAGAAAACATGGGATGTTCTAAATCAACAGTTGGTTTAGTAGTGCCTACAGGTTATTCATTTAACCTTGATGGAACTGCAATTTACTTATCGATGGCTGCATTATTCATTGCTCAAGCTTATAATGTTGAATTAACTTGGATTCAAATTTTGACACTTCTTGGAATACTAATGATTACTTCAAAAGGTGCAGCTGGAGTTACTGGGTCTGGTTTCATCGTATTAGCAGCAACTTTAGCAGCATTCCCGATGATTCCTGTTGAAGGGATTTTCTTACTGATCGGTGTTGACCGATTTATGTCGGAAGCTCGTGCTGTTACAAACCTAATCGGTAATGGGTTAGCGGCTGTCGTTATATCAAAATCGGAAAAAGAATTTGATGTTGCAAAATATGAACAACTTAAAGATGACAGATCACATTCTCATGCATAG
- a CDS encoding sensor histidine kinase, with protein sequence MIKRRISVNWKIMLLTFFIIAFSFLVAGTFVIGSLIKGQEEDIGQRAMLVARTVSNLSEIKMSLQETDFEEASLSINKVVEEIRFINDVEYIVVMNMDKVKYSHPSQSEIGEISESTDINAAFAQNYYLSKAEGNKGQMIRAFVPIMNDRNIQVGVTVVGVAIPTINQIFSDYNNEILVTIALIMIFSIWGASTLGRHIKKQMFGLEPHEIAKMYVERTETFNAMHEGIIAVDSQLNITIFNKKAAEILGVDEEPGHLVGKNIYDILPDTKLPEIVFSGSHVFNQEIYVNQHSILSNRVPIHVNGKKVGAVAVFKDLTAFKQLAEELTGVKAFVQALRVHTHEYKNKLHTIAGLLHLGHTQQALEYISQVRDEHDSVTKFLNERIYNENISGLLLSKISRGKEIGINVTIDQESQFTKFPEKLDHHDFVVLFGNLIENAFDALVSVVKPDKEITISIDDHEDVLAIMVSDNGIGMTEEVKAQIFENGYSTKARENRGIGLYLINEIVKKGNGTIEVISELNKGTTFLITFEL encoded by the coding sequence ATGATAAAACGTCGTATTTCAGTAAATTGGAAAATTATGCTTTTAACGTTTTTCATTATCGCCTTTTCGTTTTTAGTAGCCGGTACCTTTGTTATTGGGAGTCTTATCAAGGGCCAAGAAGAAGACATTGGGCAAAGGGCTATGCTAGTTGCCCGTACTGTTTCAAATTTATCAGAAATTAAAATGTCTTTACAAGAAACTGATTTTGAGGAAGCTTCTTTAAGCATTAATAAGGTAGTTGAGGAAATTCGTTTTATTAATGATGTGGAATATATCGTCGTAATGAATATGGATAAAGTGAAGTACTCACATCCATCTCAAAGTGAAATAGGAGAGATTAGTGAGTCCACTGATATAAACGCTGCGTTTGCTCAAAACTATTACCTATCAAAAGCAGAGGGAAACAAAGGACAAATGATCCGTGCATTTGTTCCAATTATGAATGATCGAAATATACAAGTTGGTGTAACAGTAGTCGGTGTTGCTATTCCAACAATAAACCAAATCTTTAGTGATTATAACAATGAAATATTAGTAACTATTGCATTAATAATGATTTTTAGTATATGGGGCGCAAGTACGCTTGGACGTCATATCAAAAAGCAAATGTTTGGACTAGAGCCACATGAGATTGCGAAAATGTATGTTGAACGAACTGAAACCTTTAATGCGATGCATGAAGGAATTATTGCAGTTGATAGTCAACTAAATATAACCATTTTTAATAAGAAGGCAGCTGAAATATTGGGAGTGGATGAAGAACCTGGACATTTAGTTGGGAAAAATATTTATGATATTCTACCAGATACAAAGTTACCTGAAATCGTTTTTTCTGGAAGCCACGTGTTCAATCAAGAGATTTACGTGAATCAACATAGCATCTTAAGTAATCGTGTGCCTATACATGTAAATGGAAAAAAAGTAGGAGCTGTTGCTGTTTTTAAAGATTTAACTGCATTTAAACAATTAGCAGAAGAACTAACGGGTGTAAAAGCATTTGTACAAGCTTTAAGAGTGCATACACATGAATACAAAAACAAATTACATACAATAGCGGGTTTACTGCATCTAGGACATACACAACAAGCGTTAGAATATATTTCACAAGTACGTGATGAACATGATAGTGTCACAAAATTTTTAAATGAACGAATTTATAATGAAAATATTTCAGGTTTGTTGTTAAGTAAGATTAGCCGAGGAAAAGAGATTGGAATAAATGTTACGATAGATCAAGAAAGTCAATTCACAAAGTTTCCGGAAAAATTAGATCATCATGATTTTGTCGTGTTATTTGGCAATCTAATCGAAAATGCTTTTGACGCGCTTGTATCGGTAGTAAAGCCTGATAAAGAGATTACGATATCAATTGATGATCATGAAGATGTATTGGCCATTATGGTAAGTGATAACGGAATTGGTATGACAGAAGAGGTAAAGGCTCAAATTTTTGAAAATGGCTATTCAACTAAAGCGAGGGAAAATCGAGGAATTGGGCTATATTTAATTAATGAAATAGTCAAAAAAGGAAATGGAACAATCGAAGTTATAAGCGAACTAAATAAAGGGACTACATTTTTAATAACATTCGAATTATAG
- a CDS encoding DEAD/DEAH box helicase, protein MSKYSDYDFKPFLRKAVAELGFEEPTPIQKEMIPLILKGKSAIGQAHTGTGKTHSFLLPIVQRIEEEKQEVQAIITSPTRELAQQIFDALNQLIEGTDIQAKLYIGGTDKLRSMEKLKSGQPHIVVGTPGRIRDLVNENALLVHTAPILVVDEADLAFDMGFIEEIDGFASKMPENLEMYVFSATIPEKLQPFLKKYMESPVHIKMNDKRPVAEGIDFVLVPIRSKSRNRRLLEVIEGINPYLAVIFCNTRKTAEAVASYLAEQGIKAGQIHGDLSPRDRKKMMKQVRELDYQYIVATDLAARGIDIQGISHVINYEIPDDLEFFIHRVGRTARAGNKGTAITLFEPEDEEKVVRIEKMGIPFEQMDIKKGEWIELKERHARQNRVKHENEIEKIAKAKVRKPKKVKPGYKRAMKWEMDKIKKKERKKRTKQDNKKTRN, encoded by the coding sequence ATGTCGAAGTATTCGGATTATGATTTCAAACCTTTTCTTCGTAAAGCAGTCGCTGAGTTAGGCTTTGAAGAGCCAACTCCCATTCAAAAGGAAATGATTCCATTAATCCTTAAAGGAAAAAGCGCGATTGGACAAGCCCATACGGGAACTGGTAAAACGCATAGTTTTTTATTACCAATTGTTCAACGTATTGAAGAGGAAAAACAAGAAGTACAAGCTATTATTACATCACCTACAAGGGAATTGGCACAACAAATTTTTGATGCTCTGAATCAATTAATTGAAGGAACGGATATTCAAGCTAAACTTTACATTGGTGGTACAGATAAACTACGTTCAATGGAAAAATTAAAATCTGGCCAACCACATATTGTAGTTGGTACACCAGGTAGAATTAGGGATTTAGTCAATGAGAATGCGCTTCTTGTTCATACTGCACCTATTTTAGTTGTAGATGAGGCAGACTTAGCATTTGATATGGGCTTTATTGAAGAAATTGATGGGTTCGCTTCAAAAATGCCTGAAAATTTGGAGATGTACGTGTTCTCAGCAACTATTCCAGAGAAACTTCAACCATTTTTAAAGAAATACATGGAATCACCTGTCCATATTAAAATGAACGATAAACGCCCCGTGGCTGAAGGAATTGACTTTGTGCTAGTTCCAATACGTTCAAAATCACGTAACCGAAGATTGTTAGAGGTAATTGAGGGGATTAACCCTTATTTAGCAGTCATCTTTTGTAATACACGTAAAACTGCAGAGGCTGTTGCTTCTTATTTAGCCGAACAGGGAATTAAGGCTGGACAAATTCATGGAGACCTAAGTCCAAGGGATCGTAAAAAAATGATGAAGCAAGTTCGTGAACTTGACTATCAGTATATTGTTGCAACAGATTTAGCTGCACGAGGTATAGATATTCAGGGAATTTCACACGTCATTAATTATGAAATACCAGACGATTTAGAGTTCTTTATTCACCGAGTCGGTCGAACTGCTCGTGCCGGAAATAAAGGGACTGCTATTACACTATTTGAACCTGAAGATGAAGAAAAGGTTGTTCGAATTGAAAAAATGGGAATTCCGTTTGAACAAATGGATATTAAAAAGGGCGAATGGATCGAATTAAAAGAACGCCATGCACGCCAAAATCGTGTGAAACATGAAAATGAAATTGAGAAAATCGCCAAAGCAAAAGTGCGTAAACCGAAGAAGGTAAAACCAGGATATAAACGAGCTATGAAATGGGAAATGGATAAAATTAAAAAGAAAGAACGTAAAAAAAGAACAAAACAAGACAATAAAAAAACACGAAATTAG
- the vrrA gene encoding VrrA/YqfQ family protein, whose protein sequence is MRNQQFYHQMPPVRPQHHFHRPGRMPHQGFRPPHRGYNPGMVPPGLASPKGSMPKLDGFLETCNRLLATAQGFQPYIAQATPLIRNLPALWRMYKGFKSAPNAKEHKDEHEEEDYYEDYESTSFEYVYKEDIDNESSQEKNHRHDKDNGGKHFYEEPIRHKHDYEDRKERPNRRHESHHFFPIHREKRHEPKVEKLARPVKTKPSVPRIFQPPFHFDE, encoded by the coding sequence ATGCGTAATCAACAATTTTATCATCAAATGCCACCAGTTAGACCACAACATCATTTTCATCGACCAGGACGCATGCCTCATCAAGGATTTAGACCACCACATAGGGGTTACAATCCAGGTATGGTTCCGCCAGGGTTAGCATCACCAAAGGGGTCTATGCCAAAGCTTGATGGTTTTTTGGAAACATGTAATAGATTACTAGCGACAGCACAGGGCTTTCAGCCATATATTGCTCAGGCAACACCGCTAATTCGTAATTTACCGGCATTGTGGAGGATGTACAAAGGTTTCAAATCAGCTCCAAATGCAAAAGAACATAAAGATGAACATGAAGAAGAAGACTATTATGAAGACTATGAATCAACTTCATTTGAATATGTATATAAAGAAGATATTGACAATGAAAGTAGTCAAGAAAAAAATCATAGACATGATAAAGATAATGGTGGAAAACATTTTTATGAAGAACCAATTCGACATAAACACGATTATGAAGATAGAAAAGAAAGACCGAATAGAAGACATGAGTCACACCACTTTTTCCCAATCCATCGAGAAAAAAGACATGAGCCAAAGGTGGAAAAACTTGCACGTCCTGTAAAAACGAAACCTTCAGTTCCAAGAATTTTCCAACCGCCTTTCCATTTTGATGAATAA
- a CDS encoding 4-hydroxy-3-methylbut-2-enyl diphosphate reductase, with translation MQVIKINPRGYCYGVVDAMVIARNASLDKTLPRPIYILGMIVHNKHVTDAFEKEGIITLDGHDRKEIIEKVNEGTVIFTAHGVSPEIREIARKKGLVAIDATCPDVTVTHDLIREKSNAGYDIIYIGKKGHPEPEGAIGVAPGHVHLVQNIEDVESLDLKNEKLLVTNQTTMSQWDVKHLMDLLEEKYPHIEVHKEICLATQVRQEAVAEQAGEADLTIVVGDPMSNNSNRLAQVSQEIAKTTAYRIADLSELKLEWLEGVEKVAVTAGASTPTPIVKEVILFLEQYNHEDPATHVINRTISIDKILPKIKAPKPVEKIMPN, from the coding sequence ATGCAAGTCATTAAGATAAATCCCCGTGGTTATTGTTATGGGGTTGTCGATGCAATGGTTATCGCGCGAAATGCTTCATTAGACAAAACATTACCAAGACCGATCTACATTCTAGGAATGATCGTTCATAATAAACATGTAACCGATGCTTTTGAAAAAGAGGGTATTATTACGCTCGATGGACATGACCGAAAAGAGATAATTGAAAAGGTAAATGAAGGTACTGTCATTTTTACTGCTCATGGCGTTTCACCAGAAATCCGTGAGATTGCTAGAAAAAAAGGTTTAGTTGCTATTGATGCAACATGTCCGGATGTAACAGTTACACATGATTTAATCCGTGAAAAGTCAAACGCAGGCTATGATATTATATATATTGGTAAAAAGGGTCACCCTGAGCCTGAAGGGGCAATTGGTGTTGCTCCAGGGCATGTTCATCTTGTTCAAAATATCGAGGATGTTGAATCGCTAGATTTAAAGAATGAGAAGTTATTAGTAACTAACCAAACGACAATGAGTCAATGGGATGTCAAACATTTAATGGATCTTCTTGAAGAAAAGTACCCTCATATCGAAGTTCATAAAGAAATTTGTTTAGCAACTCAAGTTCGACAAGAAGCTGTTGCTGAGCAAGCAGGGGAAGCTGATTTAACGATTGTAGTTGGTGACCCAATGTCCAATAATTCCAATCGATTAGCACAAGTGTCGCAAGAAATTGCAAAAACGACTGCTTACCGTATTGCGGATTTATCAGAATTAAAATTAGAATGGCTTGAGGGAGTCGAAAAAGTAGCAGTAACAGCTGGAGCGTCTACTCCGACACCGATTGTTAAAGAAGTTATTTTATTTTTAGAACAATACAATCATGAAGATCCTGCAACTCATGTAATAAACAGAACGATCTCAATTGATAAAATATTACCGAAAATAAAAGCACCTAAACCAGTCGAGAAAATCATGCCTAACTAA
- a CDS encoding ISL3 family transposase, translating to MSYSNSIKSLIDIQDLNITFDEDCVKQGTYKGTACKYITGTLSYNPTHCPKCGIENKNFTVFKNGTQLSRITLPLTGVNPTYLLLRKQRFMCKECNTSFTAKTPIVERNCYISKNVKVQVMVKSAEAQSLKSIAKDCSISPTTVQRVIDEAAIHFKPHHTKLPKHLSFDEFKYAKGAMAFEYINVLNGDILDILNRRDNFAIKNHFIANYSLTDRRNVETVTIDMNAGYVSVIKELFPKAKIIIDRFYLVQLINRSMNKCRISVMNQLRTSDNEDMKKYRRLKRYWKLILKKKSALSSVEYKYYSLFGQRLETSIVEEILAYDPVLKANYELYQALLKAMEEKDFKMLESCLKNPVHPLISSYMKTSIKTLKEHLPYIHNSFNYPYNNGKIEGINNKIKVLNRVAYGYRNFMNYKKRIILHFKLKTTEQKQPRSQTA from the coding sequence TTGTCGTATTCTAATAGTATTAAATCCTTAATCGATATTCAAGACTTGAATATTACATTCGATGAAGATTGTGTAAAACAAGGGACTTATAAAGGAACAGCTTGTAAATACATTACTGGAACATTATCCTATAATCCTACGCACTGCCCGAAATGTGGTATTGAAAACAAAAACTTTACAGTTTTTAAGAACGGAACTCAATTATCGCGAATTACATTACCTCTTACCGGGGTAAATCCAACGTACTTACTCCTAAGAAAGCAACGCTTTATGTGTAAAGAATGTAACACTAGCTTTACTGCTAAAACACCAATCGTTGAGCGTAATTGTTATATTTCTAAGAATGTTAAAGTTCAAGTAATGGTTAAATCGGCAGAAGCGCAATCCTTAAAATCTATCGCTAAAGATTGTTCGATTTCACCTACAACGGTTCAACGAGTCATTGATGAAGCTGCAATACATTTTAAACCCCATCACACTAAGCTTCCGAAGCATCTTTCTTTTGACGAATTTAAATACGCAAAAGGGGCGATGGCTTTTGAATATATCAATGTGTTGAATGGTGATATTTTGGACATTCTTAATCGTCGCGATAACTTCGCAATAAAAAATCATTTCATTGCGAATTACAGCCTAACTGACCGACGAAATGTGGAAACGGTAACGATTGATATGAATGCAGGTTATGTAAGCGTCATAAAAGAACTGTTTCCAAAAGCGAAAATAATTATTGACCGGTTTTACTTAGTTCAATTAATCAATCGATCGATGAATAAGTGTCGAATCAGTGTGATGAATCAACTAAGAACTTCAGATAACGAAGACATGAAAAAGTACCGTCGACTGAAGCGTTACTGGAAGCTAATTCTCAAAAAGAAATCGGCTCTCTCTAGCGTGGAATACAAATATTACTCGCTATTCGGACAACGTCTCGAAACAAGCATCGTCGAGGAGATTTTAGCGTATGATCCAGTACTAAAAGCGAATTATGAGCTCTATCAAGCCCTTTTAAAAGCAATGGAAGAAAAGGACTTTAAAATGTTAGAATCTTGTTTAAAAAATCCTGTTCATCCGTTAATCTCTAGCTATATGAAGACAAGTATAAAAACGTTGAAGGAGCATCTTCCGTACATACATAACAGTTTTAATTATCCTTATAACAACGGCAAAATTGAAGGGATTAACAATAAAATTAAAGTATTAAATCGCGTAGCTTATGGATATAGAAATTTTATGAATTATAAAAAGCGAATTATTCTACACTTCAAACTCAAAACAACAGAACAAAAACAACCACGCTCCCAAACGGCCTAA
- a CDS encoding DctP family TRAP transporter solute-binding subunit, which yields MKNYIIGSFITIIILIVYLGYRQNIFSKTELPFDDEQTGIDEQIIIHFSHVVAENTPKGIAANKFATLVEQKSNGRITVQIYPNGMLYNDENELQALKKGEIQMIAPTFSKMTEYLPNWQVLDLPFLIENEEQLKDVLSGPLSHQLLKELDILNIKGLTLWSNGFKQIAASHSPILEVEDFWHKKVRMMSSDILKEQFLLLRARPVPTSFGDVYYDLENNLIDAQENTISNIYSKNFYKMEEHITLSNHGILGYVVLINEEFWKELDPELQTIITDSLEEMQSWQFEQAKIINKKDLMTLSQNPSVFIHELGVENRKEWKKQLGPIYEYYSKNINAQYLDELLHEVRN from the coding sequence TTGAAAAATTATATAATTGGTTCTTTTATAACAATCATTATATTAATCGTCTATTTAGGGTATCGTCAAAATATTTTTTCTAAAACCGAGCTACCTTTTGATGACGAACAAACCGGAATAGACGAACAAATTATTATTCATTTTAGTCATGTAGTTGCAGAAAACACTCCAAAGGGCATAGCAGCAAATAAATTTGCAACATTGGTAGAGCAAAAAAGTAATGGTCGTATTACTGTCCAAATATATCCAAACGGTATGCTTTATAACGATGAAAACGAATTACAAGCCCTAAAAAAAGGGGAAATTCAGATGATTGCTCCTACATTTTCGAAAATGACTGAATATCTTCCAAATTGGCAAGTACTAGACCTTCCCTTTCTAATAGAAAATGAAGAACAGTTAAAAGATGTATTATCTGGCCCACTAAGTCATCAACTTCTAAAGGAGTTAGATATATTAAACATAAAGGGCTTAACTCTTTGGAGTAACGGATTCAAACAAATTGCAGCAAGTCATTCTCCAATACTTGAAGTTGAAGATTTTTGGCATAAAAAAGTAAGAATGATGTCCAGCGATATACTAAAAGAACAATTTCTACTACTAAGAGCAAGACCTGTTCCTACTTCTTTTGGAGATGTCTATTATGATTTAGAGAACAATTTAATAGATGCGCAAGAGAATACCATTTCAAATATTTATTCTAAAAACTTTTATAAAATGGAAGAGCATATAACACTGTCAAACCATGGTATCCTCGGTTATGTAGTATTAATAAACGAGGAGTTTTGGAAAGAATTAGATCCTGAGCTTCAGACTATTATTACGGACTCCTTAGAAGAAATGCAAAGTTGGCAATTTGAACAGGCCAAAATAATAAACAAGAAAGATTTGATGACCTTATCACAAAATCCTTCTGTATTTATTCATGAACTAGGTGTAGAAAATAGGAAGGAATGGAAAAAACAACTAGGCCCTATTTATGAATATTATAGCAAGAACATAAATGCTCAATACCTTGATGAATTATTACATGAAGTAAGAAATTAA
- a CDS encoding response regulator, translated as MTILNVLLVEDDPMVREVNRQFIERIEGFKVIDMCSNGVDGFTKIIELGPDLVFMDIFMPEQDGLQTLRKIRSKNIPVDVISVTAANDMQTIQQILHLGVFDYIMKPFTFERMQQTLRSYYKFKLKSKAYQDVTQRELDELIQQYRETEQPIATTTDFVELPKGFNRTTLDKVLNYIKDSKEGASADEVAAGIGVARVTARRYLDFLEKQNLINVDIHYGGIGRPINQYFI; from the coding sequence ATGACGATACTAAATGTTTTACTTGTTGAAGACGATCCCATGGTAAGAGAAGTAAACCGCCAATTTATTGAACGTATAGAAGGTTTTAAAGTTATTGATATGTGTAGTAATGGGGTAGATGGCTTTACAAAGATTATAGAACTTGGCCCCGATTTAGTGTTTATGGATATTTTTATGCCTGAGCAAGACGGTTTACAAACATTGCGAAAAATACGAAGTAAAAATATACCTGTAGATGTAATATCAGTAACTGCTGCAAACGATATGCAAACAATTCAACAAATTTTACATCTTGGTGTCTTTGACTATATCATGAAACCATTTACTTTTGAACGAATGCAACAAACTTTAAGAAGTTATTATAAATTCAAATTAAAGTCTAAAGCGTATCAAGATGTCACACAAAGAGAATTAGATGAATTAATTCAACAATATCGTGAAACAGAACAACCAATTGCGACAACTACCGATTTTGTAGAGTTACCGAAGGGGTTCAATCGTACAACATTAGATAAGGTATTGAATTATATAAAAGACTCTAAAGAAGGGGCATCTGCTGATGAAGTTGCTGCTGGTATTGGCGTTGCACGGGTTACAGCAAGACGGTATTTAGATTTTCTTGAGAAACAAAACCTTATAAACGTGGATATTCATTATGGTGGTATTGGTCGACCAATTAACCAATATTTTATTTAG